AGGGCGCGGTTATGGTGGGATTGCTTATCACCACGTTTCCGATAAGTACATTGCTTTGTTTACACACTTCATCACCTGTGGTGTTTGGGAAGCGGTGTATATTTTAGACGGTTTACTGAAGAACATTTCGGACATTCAGCCGGACACGCTGCACGCAGATACTCAAGGACAGTCTGCACCTGTGTTTGCACTGTCGTATCTTTTGGGAATTAAATTAATGCCACGCATCCGTAACTGGAAGGATTTCACCTTTTTCCGTCCCACCCAGGACGCAGTGTACAAATACATTGACCCGTTGTTTAAAGCTGTGGTGGACTGGAAGCTCATCAAGACCCACTGGCAAGACAGTAAAGCGAGTGGTGCTGTCGATCAAGGCGGGTAAACTGATGCCTTCCACAATACTTCGTAAACTAGGCAGCTATAGCCGTAAGAACCGTCTGTATCAAGCTTTTCGAGAGTTAGGACAGGTGGTGCGAACAATTTTTTTACTGCGATATATTTCTGACCGAGGGCTGCGCCAACAAGTTACTGCCTGCACCAACGTCGTGGAGGGATATAACCATTTTCTAGATTGGTTATCTGAGATCTTGCACCATTCTCAATAAAGGGTTGCCAAAAGAGCCAAAATCTGGAAGAAAGGGCGTAGGAATAATTTGAGTTGACGATTATGGAAACCATCGTCGAATACGCCCAAGGGCTAGTCTATAGCCTTCTTTGCTTAATGCCTAGCACATACCAGAAAGCCAGTCTAAACGCCCTGTTCGGGCTGTTTCTTGAAGCTCAAGGATATCCTTTACCCCAGCACACCCAGGTGAAATCCGCTTCTTCATTGAGTCGATTTTTGAATCACTACAATTGGTCTACTCGTAGCGTGATTCGCACGACTCGTCAAATGGTGTTGCAGCAAGTGACCGCTCATCCCCCTCATCCAAGCACTCCTTTGCGAGTGTTGATCGATCTAACGACATTCGAAAAGTGCGGCAAGTTTTTGCAGTTGAGTACGCCGACGAATGACCCCAAGGCACCTGACCCCTGGGTGAGAATACTTAACGGTAAGCGGGGATTACATTTAGTAGTATTGTACCTGGTGGTGGGTGAGTGGCGAGTGCCTTGGAGCTTTCGGGTCTGGCGGGGCAAAGGCTATCAAGCGCCCAGTACAATTAGCCTGCAAGTTGTTGGCAACGGTTCCAACCCAGTTGAGTCAGGGCAGGGTGGTCATTGTACAGGCAGATACGGAGTTTGGCACCGTAGAGTTTCTCAAAGCAGTGCGAAAGCAGTCGTGGCGAGCAGTCGTGGGGATGCGCTGCAATCGCAAAATGCAGGACGGTCGTCATCTAAAGCAACTGTATCGCCATGCCAACCGTGGACAACAGGTGTATTTAGCGGGAGACACACAGCCACTGACGGTGTCCTGGTTCTGGCTCAAACGAGCCGAAGGCAAGCGAGAACTGCGCTTTGTCGTTTCTACCCATCCTTACTCTGGCATTTATCTGGTGCGGCTAGGACGTAAGCGCTCTTGCATTGAGGGCTTTTTCAAAACGAGCAAACATCGTTTTGGGCTGCATCGCTTTGGGCAAACTACGAAACTTGGTGTCTATCGCTGGCT
Above is a window of Chroococcidiopsis sp. SAG 2025 DNA encoding:
- a CDS encoding Tn3 family transposase; amino-acid sequence: MFTHFITCGVWEAVYILDGLLKNISDIQPDTLHADTQGQSAPVFALSYLLGIKLMPRIRNWKDFTFFRPTQDAVYKYIDPLFKAVVDWKLIKTHWQDSKASGAVDQGG
- a CDS encoding Tn3 family transposase encodes the protein MPSTILRKLGSYSRKNRLYQAFRELGQVVRTIFLLRYISDRGLRQQVTACTNVVEGYNHFLDWLSEILHHSQ
- a CDS encoding transposase; this encodes MATVPTQLSQGRVVIVQADTEFGTVEFLKAVRKQSWRAVVGMRCNRKMQDGRHLKQLYRHANRGQQVYLAGDTQPLTVSWFWLKRAEGKRELRFVVSTHPYSGIYLVRLGRKRSCIEGFFKTSKHRFGLHRFGQTTKLGVYRWLIKSANCLSIGALD